The following coding sequences are from one Mytilus trossulus isolate FHL-02 chromosome 8, PNRI_Mtr1.1.1.hap1, whole genome shotgun sequence window:
- the LOC134728350 gene encoding uncharacterized protein LOC134728350, whose amino-acid sequence MDDGIQPPDDFDWRKGKNTAECNRYMLEHQLHCDIIFIVGSGDEKQEISAHKYILITRSEVFEAMIVGPLHEHSDTIEIPDVNPHSFRKLLEFMYYDQTRLNEEDAYELLYAARKYLVTDLVRRCLQRLKTKMSVENVCIILSYADDDGTVKICLDYIFRYSLEVLKSDGFKELSPDNIKLIISDNRLGAREENIFDAVVLWSERECQRQGIDILPENQWKVLGDILTLIRYGRMDRVFFLNVCKKFLPQEQYIDIVEHIASHIDENIHRGSESLNLPRPFQNSRGVHSYLTCGAETRTQEYLRRQGEVLDGTNVSVDGEHESATSDSDRNVSEKEPIPSVFTRRSDRFKIYRFAHNSYVRGKTYDMHTPESISFLTSHNVNLRSIYLYGSCEGEGDYHIHLEIFEDLGGQLSLMHSSERDITTNGSTTPYEFDLEPSIRIQSERVYTIRALFEGPPSYFGTNGISDVSKNGVLVYFITNDELGLNLTTSEGGQFPGLLFER is encoded by the exons ATGGATGATGGCATTCAACCTCCAGATGACTTTGATTGGAGAAAAGGAAAGAATACAGCTGAATGCAACAGATATATGCTTGAACACCAACTTCATTGTGATATAATATTCATTGTGGGTTCTGGAGATGAGAAGCAGGAGATCTCTGCTCATAAATACATACTTATAACGCGTAGTGAGGTGTTTGAAGCTATGATAGTTGGTCCGTTACACGAACATTCAGATACGATTGAAATACCTGATGTAAACCCACATTCTTTCCGGAAGTTATTAGA gTTTATGTATTATGATCAAACCAGGCTCAATGAAGAAGACGCTTATGAACTTCTGTATGCCGCCCGAAAATACCTAGTAACAGACTTAGTCAGACGTTGCTTACaaagattgaaaacaaaaatgtccgTAGAAAACGTCTGTATTATACTTAGTTATGCCGACGACGATGGGACAGTAAAAATTTGCTTGGATTATATATTTCGGTATTCGCTAGAGGTATTAAAATCAGATGGCTTTAAGGAACTTTCGCCagataatattaaattaattatatCGGACAATCGACTAGGTGCTCGAGAGGAAAACATATTTGACGCTGTTGTTTTGTGGTCTGAACGAGAATGTCAAAGACAAGGAATCGATATACTTCCGGAAAATCAGTGGAAAGTTTTAGGCGATATATTAACATTAATTCGTTATGGTAGAATGGATagagtttttttcttaaacgtTTGTAAAAAGTTTTTACCGCAAGAACAATATATTGATATAGTAGAACACATAGCATCGCATATTGACGAGAATATTCATCGCGGTTCGGAATCTTTGAACTTACCGAGACCATTTCAAAATTCCAGAGGTGTGCATTCGTATttaacatgtggagcagaaacTCGAACACAAGAATATTTAAGACGTCAGGGTGAAGTTCTGGACGGTACAAACGTTTCTGTCGATGGAGAACACGAATCTGCTACATCGGACAGTGATCGCAATGTTTCAGAAAAGGAGCCAATTCCATCTGTTTTCACTCGTCGATCGgatagatttaaaatatatcgGTTTGCTCATAACTCATATGTAAGAGGCAAAACATACGATATGCACACACCAGAATCAATATCGTTTTTGACATCACATAATGTAAATCTTCGTTCCATATATCTTTACGGAAGCTGTGAGGGGGAGGGGGACTATCATATacatttagaaatatttgaagATCTCGGTGGTCAGTTATCTCTAATGCATTCGTCAGAAAGAGATATAACAACAAACGGTTCCACAACACCATACGAGTTCGATCTTGAACCTTCTATTAGAATACAAAGTGAAAGGGTATATACAATAAGAGCATTATTTGAGGGACCTCCCAGTTATTTTGGTACAAACGGTATTTCAGATGTTTCTAAAAATGGAGTATTggtatattttattacaaatgatGAATTAGGTTTGAATTTAACAACATCAGAAGGTGGTCAATTCCCAGGACTACTGTTTGAAAGGTAG